Genomic segment of Luteolibacter sp. Y139:
GGCGGGTGAAGAAGGCGTGGGTCTCGTCGTCGGCGATTCCCTCCTGGTGGTCGACGCAGCCGTCGAGGGTGAGGTTGATGCTGAAGGTTAGGAGGGACATGGGGTGGGTTGTTGGTGTCGTCTAACATTTGAGCCTATCCGCGGCGGGATGGAAGGGTGGATTCGGTTTGATGGATGATCGCTGTCGGATGGTGTGGCTTATTTGCTTCTTTATATAAGGAAGGGATTTAACTTGGGGAAATTTACGATGCGGGAGCCGATCCCATCTTATCACGAGCAGAACAGACGCGGAGTCATTCCATGCCTACTGATCCCATCTATTTCCAAGGCGGAGCGTGCTTGGTTTCACATTGAAAATGCATGGTGGCTTCTTTACGAAGTGCGGGCCAATTAAAGTTCTGCAATGAGCAAGACGCGCCGACATGTCCTCTACGGCTATGCTGAAGGTGACGACTTCAATGATATTGCCTGTCAGATCACTGAGCGGGTGGGGCAATTCGTCAGTGGACGCGACTGGGTATCGGGCGAGGCTTGGCCAGTGAACCAACGGAGAGGGGACGAAGGCGACACCAAGTGTTGGGAGCTCGGCATCAATCTGGAATTACCGGATCCCGGACGCGAGGCGAGTGGCTGGTTCACCGATGTTGAGGAAATTGCAATCACGTGCAACGAGCTTGCTCGGGACTATGCAAGGCCATTTGTCATTGGAATTTCTGACCAAGAGACGGGGATAGCCGATGATCTATTCTTCCTTGATGGAGGCGCGATCGACATTGAACGACTGAGGGCAATCATCGGAATCGGCGTCACGGAATAACCCAAGGAGAACAGGCCGAGGCAGAAGCTCTTCCAACGGTGGATCGAGCAGGGGAGCATCACCTGGTTCTAACAGGTTTGGGCGATTGCGGGTGGCTTCGCGGTTAGTGGCCTGGCAGGTGTCGCGCCCCTTCAGGGCGCCTTTTGGGGCGGGGGATTACCCAGGGCGGCGCTGGCGCTTGCCCTGGGCTTAGGGCTGGCCGCCCCGTTGGGGCTGTAGAGGGGCTTGGGGTGAGTGGGGGCGTAGCTTGATCCCGGGCGGTCGGGGCCGACCCTTTGGAAATATGGATTCCCTGGGCTTAGGGCTGGCCGCCCCGTTGGGGCTGGAGAGATTTTTTTGAGGGGAACTTGAGTGCTGCGGGTTGCTGATGCGGGCGGTGTTGATGAGGGTGAGATCACCAAGGTGCTTCCCCGCAGCAGTGCTGCTGGCTTTGAGCGGCAGAAGGGTTGCCGCAGTCCGGGGCTGCGACGGATGGGTGGAGGTGGTGGGTAAGGCTCGGGCAAAGGCGAATTCTGTCGCCCCTGCCGGGGCTTCGATGATTGGGAGAGACTGTTTCCCGGTGGCTTACGCCACCGGCTAAGTTCCGGGACCCCTTCGGGGTGATGAAGATTCATCGGAACCTTGCTTGCGACTTATCGGAACCTTCCTTGCGACTTGCTTTGGCAGGGGCTGCTACGGGTGGGGCGGAGGTGGGAGATGAAGCGGTGTTTCTTGGTGCTTCGGTTGCCGCACACGGAGTGTGCGGACCACTTTGCTGGCGCAAGGGGCGGGTGGTTGGGACAGTTCGGGTGGAATGAAGAAGAGATTGCGTGGCGGGTGAGGCGGGGTGGGGAGGATGATGAGGGGACAGGAGTGTCCCCTCTCCTTAGGGGCTCGCTTGTGAAGGCGGGCAGTTGGGGACCATTCGGCCGGCCTGGAGATTGACTCGGGGGCTCCGCCAGCCCCCTCGGGCCTGCGGCCCCGACCTGCGGTCGGTCCAGATTGGCTACAAGCCTTCGCCAATCTTGGCGGTCCCGGGGGCTGGGCTTTGCGGGTGCGTTTCGGTGGAAATGGAAAATGGGCGCGGGGATTGCCCGCGCCCCTTTTTTCGGCGACTGAATGTTGTTAGACTTGGCTGTTAGACCAGGCCCTTGCGGAGGGCTTTGGAGACGGCTTCGGTCTGGGTGCGGACGTGCAGCTTGCGGTAGACGGCGCGGAGGTGCATGTCGACGGTGTGTTGGGAGATGTCGAGTTGCTCGGCGATTTCCTTCTTGATGAAGCCTTTCACGAGGAGGCGGAGGACTTCTTCCTCGCGGCTGGTGAGGGGTTCGGTTTCTTCGACGGGGCCGTGCTTGGCGAAGCCTTCGAGGATCATGCTGGCGATGGGGCTGCTGAGGGCGGCGGAGCCATTCATGACATCGCGGATCCCGGCGAGGATGTCATCGGGATCGGCGGTCTTGAGGAGGTAGCCGGAGGCGCCGTTGCAGATGGCGCGGTAGACGCGCTCGCGGTCGTCGAAGGAGGTGAGGATGACGATGCGCTGGTCGGGGACCTTCGCTTTGACTTCACGCATGACCTGGAGGCCGTCCTTGCCGGGCAGTCCGAGATCGAGCATGAGCATGTCGGGTGGCTGAGCGCAGTAGTTGAGCTCCGCCATGAGGTCGTCGGGGTGATTGAAGGCCTTTTCGCATTCGAGGTCGTCCTCGGCCGCGATCAGGCGACTGATCTGTTTCGCAAAGTTCGCATGATCTTCGCAGATCCAGATCCGGATCGGGGTGGTGGCTGTGTTATTCATGGGACATTTTCTTGGTGGCCATCAGGCTGGTTCGCTTCACGGTAAGCCGCAGGGTCGTGCCTTGGCCTGGCTGCGACTCCACGTTCAGGACTCCTTCGAGCACGCGGGCCCGATCGGTGATTTTTTTGACGGCGGCCATCTGGTCGCCTTCGCCGCGGGGGAGGCCGACGCCATTGTCGACGACTTCCATGACGAGCTTGTCGCGGACATCGTAGAGGCGAACCACGACGGTGGTGGCCTTCGAGTGCTTGACGATATTGTGAAGGGCTTCCTTGTAGAAAAGGAAGAGATGGCGCTTCGCATCCAGCGTGAGCTTGGCGGTGGTCTTGGAAGAGCGGCAGACGAGCGAATACTCGACATCGCGCAAAAGGCGGGCGGCGCAGTCACGCATACGCTGGACGAGATCACCGATGGTATCCTGGCGCCGCTCTAACAACCAGACGATGTCGCGCATGGCGAGGGAGCTCTCGCGGGCGATGATCTCGACTTCGCCGAGGTCATTGGTGAGTTCGCCGGGGCCGAGCTGCTTCTCCATCTGGCGCTTCGCGGCGCGGGCGATGATGGAGATACTGCCGAGATTACTGCCGATGTCATCGTGCAGGTCGGAGGCGATGCGCTTGCGCAACTTATCGAGCTGGGTGCGCGACACGAGGCGGCGGCGTTCGACGATGGCGACGGGGATGAGGAAGGTGAGGCCGAGGGCAACGGCACCGCCCCAGGTGGTATTCAGCTCACTCTCTGCGGCCATGGTGGCGCGGTCGCCATTCGCCTTCGCGAGCTTCTCCTCGACCTGGCGGCGTTCGACGAGCTGGGTGAGCCATGAATAGATCGGGAGGATCTGATAGCTGCCGACGCCATCGGTCAGCTCGCTGATGGGATGATCGAGTCCGCCATTGTGGACGGAGATGGGAAGCTTGGAGGCGAGGTTGTCATTGCCGGACCAGGCTTCGATTTCGCCGAGGGCCTGGAGGTGGCGGTTGCCGAGTTGCCAGGCTTTGTCGGAAACGACGCGGAGGTAACGGGCGGGCACGGGCTTGGTCGGGAGGACCAGCGGGGTGGTGAGGTCGGCGGGAAGGTTTTCATCGCCGGTGGTGGCGATCAGGACGGCATCGCTGAAGTCAGGGCGGCCGGCGGCTTCGACTCTCAGGCGAGGCGGGACGACGCCGGGGCCGGAGAGTTCCGGGAGGGCGTAGGGGAAGAGGACGAGGCGGTCGATGGTGGCGGACTTGCCGAAGTCGAGGATCCACTCGGTGCGGGGATCTTCGGCGGTGACTTCCATGCAATCGCCGCGGGAGCTGGTCCAAGCATTGGCGCCGCCTTCCCAGAGGCCGAGCGGGGTGCGGCCATCGACGAGATACTTCGGGTCCCAGATGCCGGGGACGTCCACGGATTGGCTGGCGGTGACCTTGGCGCCGAAGGAGACGGGATGGCGCTCGAAATTGAAGACGAAGATTTCCGAGAGGGCGGCGGTGTTTTTCAGGCCGCGGGGGTGACCTTCCTCAAGGGTGAGGCGGATGTGGCGGGCTGGCTTGCCATCGCCGGCGAGGCGGAGCGGGTAGCCGGATGGCGAGCCCTGGGGAACCCTGCCGGTGGTGTGGATGACACGGGCATCCGAGAAATCCGGCTGACAGGCGGCCTCGACGGTGAAGCGGCGGGGGAAGAGGTCATTCAGGTCGCCGGTCTGGCGCTGGGCGGGGATCAGGAAAATCTCACCCAGCTGCACCTCTTTACCTAGGTCGAGGGCTACCCAGGGATTGCCGGCGGATTGGTCAAAGCAACCGCAACGCCAGCCGAGCTCTTCCTTGAGGGGCTTTTCCTCGAAGGCGGCGAGATAGCCCAAGCTGGCCTGAAGCCATTGGGCTCGGGCTTCCACCTCGACGAGATTGCGATTGAACAACCGGGCCACGCGGCCGATCGGGTTCATCTGCTGGCCGGTGGGAGCGGCAGCGATGAGATCGGGGAGTAGGGTGGTGAGGAGGCTCAGCGCAACACAGAGGCCGGGAAGCCTCATGGGTTGGATTTTCATGTTTTAAGGGCGACAGCGAGCAAGTCTTTAACATTATTTAAAAATCTCGGCAAACTTTTTATCAGGGGGCGGGAAATCGAGAAAAGGGGGTCGGGATTTTGAAATTCGGGGTGGCAGCGGTGAGGTCGTGCCGCCAGCATCCGCGCGCGATGTCCTTCTCACCTGATCACGCCTTCGAACTGGTGAAAGCGGCCCATGAACGGGGTCGGCTGGCGCATGCCTTCCTGATCAGCGGGCCGCGGGGTTGTGGAAAGGAGCGGCTGGCGGCACGGATCGTGAAGCTGCTGGATCCGGCCAATGCGAGCGGGGGCGGAGGAGGCTTTGATCTTTTCGGCGAGCCGGTGGTGGAGGAAGTGCCGCCGCTGGATGACCTGGCCGGGGAATGGGTGCGGGTGGTGAGGCCGCAATCGAAGTCCCGGCGGATCGTGGTGGATGCGATCCGTGAACTGGAGAAGACGCTTTATGTTTCCTCCGGGCCGAAGCGGTGGAAGATCGGGGTGATCTGCGATGCGGACCGGATGGCTGCTGCTTCGGAGAATGCCTTTCTCAAGACGCTGGAGGAGCCGCCGCCGCGGACGCTGCTGATGCTGCTGACTGCGAATCCGGGTGGCCTGCTGCCGACGGTGCTTTCGCGCTGCGTGCGGATGCCGCTGCTGGGCAAGGCGGACCTGAGTGAAGGGGTGGCGGCGGACCTGCTGGTGGCGCTTGATCGCGCGGCGAAGGCGGGGATCGGGACGCCGACGGTGGCGCTGACGCTGAAGTCGGTGTTCGCGGGGATTCTGGAGAGCAGCAAGGCCGAGGCGGTGGCCGCGGCGGAGGATTTGCTGAAGGAGGAGGAGAAGGCGCTGAACAAGGGCTTCGAAGGCGACTACCTGAAGCGCCGGGAGGAGGAGCTGAAGGGTGCGGCGGAATCGGAGTATATCGAGGAGCGCTCGCGACTTTTCGAGGTGCTGCAGTCGTGGATGGCGGATGTCTTGCGGTGCAAGATGGGGGCTGGCGGGCTGGAGTTTCCGAACTCGACGGGTATCGCTGCGCTCGCGGAGAAGGAGGATCTGGGGCAGCTGCTGCGGCGGATGGAGGCCGTGGGAGAGATGCGGGCGAACTTGGATACGAACGCGCAGGAGCAGCTGGCGCTCGAGGTGGGGTTTTTGAAGGCGTTTGCCTAATTGGGAGCCGCGGAGGAAGCGGGCCGCCAGAAGCCGGACGGCGGGAGGTCGGTCCCTGCCTTTGAAGCCGCTAGAACTCGGTGCCGCGCTGGGGTGTGGCGAGGGCGCTGAGGCCGAAGCCGTTGGCGACTTCGAGAGCGGCGCTTTCCAGCAAGCGGTCGAGTCCGGTGAGGAGATCAAGGATGCCGCGGGTCCATTCACCGGCTTTCCATGCGGGCTCGGAGAGTTCGAGCAGGTGGTCGAGGGCTTCGTCGCCGAGGTAGGGCTCCAGCCCGTAGCCGACCATGATGGCGGACTTTCCCTGAGCGGGATCCAGCGCGAGGAGGATGGTGCGGTTTTCGCCAGCCTTCTGGTAGTCCGGTGAGAGTCCGGCGGAATTGAAGATCCAGAAGACGTGGAGCTCGAAGGGATGCTCGGCGGGGAACGCATGCAGCAGCACATTCATGCTGACCTGGGGGAAGGTCCACATGAGGCGGCTGATCGCCTTGGCGATTTTCTTCGCGTCGCCATTTGGCAGGGCGCCCGCGAGGTCGGAGATGCCGGTGGAGATCCGCGGCATGGGGCCGAGGAGCGCATTGGCGCGGTCGAGGGTGAGCCGGCAGGAGGGACACTCCGGCGACATTTCCTCCAATCGCGTCCGGCAATACGGGCAGCGCATGGGGTGGTTCTAACTTCGGATGGAAGTGGGCGGGAAGCGGAAAGACCGTCGTGATTCGCGGTTGGCAAAGGGGGCTGGTGCGTCGCAGGGTTTCCGCATGCAGCGTTTTGCAGGAAAGACAGCGGTGGTCACCGGCGGTGGCCGCGGGATCGGGGGAGCCATTGCGATGGCCTTCGCCGCCGAGGGAGCGAAGGTTGCGGTGGTGAGCCGTAGCGAGTCGAGCTGTGGCAAGTCGGCCGAGGAGATCAATGCGGTCTATCCGGGTGCTGCGAAGGCTTATGCGATCGACGTGGCGGACCACGAGGCGGTGCAGGAGCTGGGCAAGACGATCCTCGCTGATTTCGGCAGCGTGAACATTCTGGTGAACAATGCCGGGGTGACCCGCGATGGGCTGCTGATGCGGATGAAGGAAGAGGACTGGGATACGGTGCTCGATACGAATCTCAAGGGGGCCTTCAATACGGTGAAGGCTTTCATGCGGCCGCTGATGAAGGCGGAGGATCCGCGGATCATCAACATCGCGTCGGTGATCGGGCTGATTGGCAATGCAGGGCAGGCGAACTATGCGGCGTCGAAGGCGGGGCTGATTGGCTTTACGAAGTCGGTGGCGCGCGAACTGTCCGGGCGTGCGGTGACTTGCAATGCGGTGGCGCCGGGGTTCATCACCACGGACATGACCGGTGATCTGCCGGAGAAGGTGCGGGATGAAGTGCTGGGCAAGATTCCGCTCGCGAGCTTCGGCGATGTGGGCGACATCTCGGCAGCCGTCCTTTTCCTGGCTAGCAAGGAGGCCCGTTACATCACGGGGCAAGTACTTGCTGTCGATGGTGGGATGACGATGTAAGTTGTGAGATCATGGAGCTACTCGTCATCCGCCACGCGAAAGCTGAAGACCACGGGCATCCCGGAGGGGACGGCGCGCGTGCGCTGGTGACGAAGGGCTTCGAGCAATCGGCCAAGCTGGGCCGGTTGCTCAAGCGAGTGGACCGGCGGCCGGACGTGGTGCTGACGAGTCCGCTGGTGCGTGCGCGTCAGACGGCGGAGACGCTGTGCGAGGCGGCGGAGATGCCGGGGCCGGTGGTGCAGGGGTGGCTGGCTTGTGGGATGGATCCGGAGGCGGCGATCCGTGAGCTGGTGGCTTTCAGTGATTTCGAGCGGGTGGCGATCGTCGGGCACGAGCCGGATTTGTCATCACTGATCGAGTGGCTGCTGGGCTGCAGTGGCAGCTCGGTGGAGGTGAAGAAGGCTTCGATTACGGGGCTGCTGGTTCATCCGCCGGCGTGGCATGCGCGGCTGCTGTTCCATATTCCGCCGTCGATGATCGGGGAGTGAAGTGCTCCACGCGGAGACTCACTTTTTCTTCGAGACGACTTCGGCAACGGAGGCGGCGTCCTGGCCACCGGCTTCAAGGAATTTGTCGCCATCCATTTGGGGCTCGAACCAGACAGTCATGACGCCGACGACCCAGCCGTTCTTGTCGAGTATCGGCGCTCCGCTGAAGCCACGGATATCGACGGGTGTTTCCAAGCGATAGCGGAACCAATCGGGAGCTGCCCGGTGGGTGACCTTGGCACGATAGACGTTTTGCATGCGGTCGGTTTCGGAGTAGGGCACGCCCACGAGAAAGACTTCTTCGCCCACTGAGACGGGAGTGGGGCGGAGCGTGAGTGGGGCTGCTGGAAGAGGCTTCGAATTGTTTTTGATTTCCAGAAGCAGCCAATCCGATGCCTTGCCGGATGGTGGCGCGATCCCGTGAGCTGCGATGGTCATAAAGTCCTGCGGCTTGGTGCGGGGATACATCACCCATGAGTCCAAGACGGAGTCTAGACGATCCGGGGAAATGGTAGGAGTGACGCCGCCATTCGGGCCGAGGAGGTGGCGGGCGGTGGCAGCGATTGTCCGGTCGCCGGAGGCTCGAAGGAGAAAGGAGCTGGCGCCCTGCAACGCGGAGTGGCCCTTGAATTTGGCGGAATTGGTCAGGACCAATTGCGGCCATTGGCTGGTGGGAAGGGTGGCCCAGGCTTCGGGGACGGCGTTCGATTTGAGTGGAGCGGGGGGAGGCACTTTGGATTCAGGCCTCCGGCATCCGGTTGCCAAAAGGACTCCCACGGAGATCAGGATGAAGGTGTGGACGGGACGCATGATGAACAGACTCCAAGGTTTGTGGCGCGTCGTGGAAGGGCAAGCTTCCGAATATGAAATTCCCGGAAGGCGGTGCGGATGTCGGGTTTTCGCTTCCGGCGGCGCATTGGGCGGGTAGGAGTAGATTCCTCCCGAACCCAATCCGGTCGCATGCTCATTGTTCGCTCAAGTCTTCGCCGCGCTTCCCTCGCTATCATTGCCAGTTCCGGGTGCATCGTTTCGCACGCGGAGGAAGCCAGTCTTCAAGAAATCGCCTTCGATCAGGTGAAGCTGACGGACGAGTTTTGGTCGCCGAGGTTGGAGCGGCAGCGGACGGTGCTGGTGCCGTTTGCTTTTTCGAAGACGGAGGAGGCGGTGGCGCATTTGCAGGCGGCGGCTGACGTGCTGGCTGGGAAGCCGCAAGCGAATCCGCCCAAGCCCCAACGCTACATTACCTCCGATCTCTACAAGGTGATGGAGGGTGCGGCTTACTTGCTGAAATCGCATCGTGATCCGGAGATCGAGGCGCGGATGGATCGGATCACGGATGTAATCGCGGCGTCGCAGAAGCCGGATGGTTACATTTTCCCGCCGCATGTGATCGGCAACGCCGGACCTCGTGATGAAACGGGTGACAAGCCTTACAGCTACGAGGTGCATAGCCACGAAACCTACAACGTGGGGCACCTCTATGAGGCGGCGGTGGCGTATTACAAGGCGACGGGGAAGCGGAAGCTGTTAGACGTGGCGGAGAAGAATGCGCGGCACATCAATCACGTGTTCTTTGAAGGTGATCCTGCTTACAACGGCGGAAAGCCGGTGAACCAAGCGCCGGGGCACGAGGAGATCGAGCTGGCGCTGGTGAAGATGCACGAGGCAACGGGGGATCCGCTTTACCTGACGATGGCACGCCGTTTCCTCGAGATCCGCGGTGTGACTTACGTGCCGCATGGTGAGGGGATCATGGCTCCGAGCTATGCGCAGCAGCAGGCACCGGTGCTGAAGCAGGATGCGCCGGTGGGGCATGCGGTGCGCGCGACGTACCTGTATAGCGCGATGGCGGATGTGGGGCGCCTGGAGCGTGACCCGCAGTATGGGGAGGCCTTGGACAAGATCTGGGGGAACATGGTGAACAAGCTGATGCACATCACGGGTGGGCTGGGTGCGATCCATGGGATCGAGGGCTTCGGGCCAGACTACGAGCTGCCGAATGCGGATGCCTACAACGAGACGTGTGCTGCGGTGGGCAATGTGTTCTTCAGCTATCGCTTGTTCCTGAACCAGCGGGATTCGCGCTATCTGGATGTGGCGGAGGTGGC
This window contains:
- a CDS encoding sensor histidine kinase; this encodes MKIQPMRLPGLCVALSLLTTLLPDLIAAAPTGQQMNPIGRVARLFNRNLVEVEARAQWLQASLGYLAAFEEKPLKEELGWRCGCFDQSAGNPWVALDLGKEVQLGEIFLIPAQRQTGDLNDLFPRRFTVEAACQPDFSDARVIHTTGRVPQGSPSGYPLRLAGDGKPARHIRLTLEEGHPRGLKNTAALSEIFVFNFERHPVSFGAKVTASQSVDVPGIWDPKYLVDGRTPLGLWEGGANAWTSSRGDCMEVTAEDPRTEWILDFGKSATIDRLVLFPYALPELSGPGVVPPRLRVEAAGRPDFSDAVLIATTGDENLPADLTTPLVLPTKPVPARYLRVVSDKAWQLGNRHLQALGEIEAWSGNDNLASKLPISVHNGGLDHPISELTDGVGSYQILPIYSWLTQLVERRQVEEKLAKANGDRATMAAESELNTTWGGAVALGLTFLIPVAIVERRRLVSRTQLDKLRKRIASDLHDDIGSNLGSISIIARAAKRQMEKQLGPGELTNDLGEVEIIARESSLAMRDIVWLLERRQDTIGDLVQRMRDCAARLLRDVEYSLVCRSSKTTAKLTLDAKRHLFLFYKEALHNIVKHSKATTVVVRLYDVRDKLVMEVVDNGVGLPRGEGDQMAAVKKITDRARVLEGVLNVESQPGQGTTLRLTVKRTSLMATKKMSHE
- a CDS encoding TPM domain-containing protein → MRCPYCRTRLEEMSPECPSCRLTLDRANALLGPMPRISTGISDLAGALPNGDAKKIAKAISRLMWTFPQVSMNVLLHAFPAEHPFELHVFWIFNSAGLSPDYQKAGENRTILLALDPAQGKSAIMVGYGLEPYLGDEALDHLLELSEPAWKAGEWTRGILDLLTGLDRLLESAALEVANGFGLSALATPQRGTEF
- the fabG gene encoding 3-oxoacyl-[acyl-carrier-protein] reductase, translating into MQRFAGKTAVVTGGGRGIGGAIAMAFAAEGAKVAVVSRSESSCGKSAEEINAVYPGAAKAYAIDVADHEAVQELGKTILADFGSVNILVNNAGVTRDGLLMRMKEEDWDTVLDTNLKGAFNTVKAFMRPLMKAEDPRIINIASVIGLIGNAGQANYAASKAGLIGFTKSVARELSGRAVTCNAVAPGFITTDMTGDLPEKVRDEVLGKIPLASFGDVGDISAAVLFLASKEARYITGQVLAVDGGMTM
- a CDS encoding S1 family peptidase, with protein sequence MPPPAPLKSNAVPEAWATLPTSQWPQLVLTNSAKFKGHSALQGASSFLLRASGDRTIAATARHLLGPNGGVTPTISPDRLDSVLDSWVMYPRTKPQDFMTIAAHGIAPPSGKASDWLLLEIKNNSKPLPAAPLTLRPTPVSVGEEVFLVGVPYSETDRMQNVYRAKVTHRAAPDWFRYRLETPVDIRGFSGAPILDKNGWVVGVMTVWFEPQMDGDKFLEAGGQDAASVAEVVSKKK
- a CDS encoding response regulator transcription factor — protein: MNNTATTPIRIWICEDHANFAKQISRLIAAEDDLECEKAFNHPDDLMAELNYCAQPPDMLMLDLGLPGKDGLQVMREVKAKVPDQRIVILTSFDDRERVYRAICNGASGYLLKTADPDDILAGIRDVMNGSAALSSPIASMILEGFAKHGPVEETEPLTSREEEVLRLLVKGFIKKEIAEQLDISQHTVDMHLRAVYRKLHVRTQTEAVSKALRKGLV
- a CDS encoding SixA phosphatase family protein, which codes for MELLVIRHAKAEDHGHPGGDGARALVTKGFEQSAKLGRLLKRVDRRPDVVLTSPLVRARQTAETLCEAAEMPGPVVQGWLACGMDPEAAIRELVAFSDFERVAIVGHEPDLSSLIEWLLGCSGSSVEVKKASITGLLVHPPAWHARLLFHIPPSMIGE